The Chryseolinea soli nucleotide sequence ACGATAATGTTGTGGGCGTTGAAGTGAAAGCGATAGGCGGCCGGCAAATAGTCGAGATAAAATACCGAAGTGAGCATGCCCACCGGCTGACCTTTGTCGAGCATCTTGTCGAGTGCGGTCATGGCCTTTTCGGGTGTGGAAAATTTATGGCGCTCGATCTTGATGCCGATGCGCTCGGAGAAACGTTTGAAGATCTGTCCCGGCCATGTGCGGTAGGCGGTGCCCGGGATGCCGTTCACACGGACGAAGGGCAGGTAAACAAAAAACAATCCCGAGCCGATGCCAAAGACCATCGGTTCGTCAAACTCCATGCCGTGAAAGCGGAGCAGGTTGGACACTACACCGCTTTCGCAATGTGCAGATTGTTTGTGGGTGAAGTCTACGGTCATTGGGGGTTTTTCAAGCGTTCAACATCGGTGAGCTGCTCCACGGGGATGCGAAATGTATAGGCGTATTTTTCCAATTGTTTGCGGCTCAGGCGCCGGAAGAAAGAAGGATGACAATGCAGCCGAACCATGAACCCGAACGTGCCGGCATAGGAAGCCACCAGGGCCGGTGTCATGATATTTTTCTTGATGTGATAGAGCAACGGGCTGGCTTTGCCGGCCAACACTTTCTGGCGCGCCTCTTCCACTTCATCGTTCACCACATCCCAGGCTTGCTGCATGGCCACCGTTTCGGGCTCCCACCCGATGCTGTTCACTTTCACATAGTGACCTTTCTCGTCGGTGGCGTAGTACAGCTTGGCAAGTTTTCCTTCGTTCAGGTTTTCTTGGTCTTGGGGGACTTGTTCCTGGTTCATAGGCTCAAAACGTTTAATCGTCTATGGTTAGTTGATCGAATACGGTTCTCCTTCCTCTTCAATGCCGTCAACCATCACCTGTGGATCAACGGCCTGACTATACTACAGTAAGCATTACGTACGCGTAGTTAAAGCGCGCACTTTCCGGGATCATCATCAGCAAGGTGTCGCCCTTCTTGAGTCTTCCCGAATGGAAAAGCTCTTCCAACATCAGGTAAGGCGAAGCCGCGCCGACGTTGCCCACCCACGATAAGTTGGTGAACCACTTCGATCCGGGGATGTTCATACCCAGCGAAGCCAACTCCTTTTCGATGCGGCTGGCAAAATATTGTGACGACAAGTGCGGAAGGAAATAGGTGATCTTCTCCACGTCGATGTTCTTGGCGTCCACGATCTTCTTCAAGAGTTCGCCGCCCTTCTTCACGATAAATTCTCCGAGCAGCTTGGTGTCTTGCTTGATCGAAAAAACAGATTCGGCGGTCCAATGTTCCTGGTCGATGTCGCTCCAGCCGATGAACTTTCCTTCTTTGTCTTTCACGGCGCCGGAATACATACAAGCCGGAAGCTCGTGTGCAAAAGAGCGTTGCTCCACCCATTCCACTTTCAGCGACAAGCCGGTGGGATTAGGCTTTGATTCCAGGAGGGCCGCACCCGCGCCATCCGACAACATGAAACGGAGAAAATCTTTTTCGAAAGCAATGATACCGTCGCCTTCCAGTTGTGCAACCTTGGCGGCTTCTTCTTTGAAGAACTTGGCCAGCATCCATTTTGAAAATCTTTCCGAGCCCGTGCAAACAGCGTTCTCGGCAGTTCCCGACAACACCGACAGATAACCAAACTTAAGCGCCTGGATGCCCGCGCTGCATGCGCCCGTGGCTGAGTTGATCTCTACCGGCTGACCACCGAGCACACCGTGTACCATGGCCGCATGGGCCGGCAACATTTGATCGGGGGTGGTGGTGCCACACGAGAGCACCTCGATTTGATCCAACGTGAAATCCTTGTCCAGGAGTTTTTCAACGGCCTTTGTGGTGAGGTCCGTATTGGTATGCGTAGTGTTGCCTTGCTTGTCGGATGCGTAATACCGGGTTTTGATCTGGTTATTGCGCAAGATCAAGGGCTTTGCTTTTGAAGATTGATGGTTGATCAATCCCAAGATACCTTCAATTTCCTCGTTAGAAACGGGCTCGTTCGGTAAAAAACTCGCCAGCCTCGTAATGTAAACACTCCTATTCATCCTCTGCTTTATGTTTTGCTACAGTTCATTAAAGTTTCGAGCCCCGAAAGTACTTTTTTCCTTTAAGAATATAAAACTATTGACGCATTTTGGGGGCTAACGCGCGTTCAGTTTCCCGTATGTTTTTTTCTGCTAGCGAAGAGAATTTTGTTTGAAATACTCTACGTCCTGGATGAGCTCCTTACGCTTGACGATGAGCTGGACTTTGGATAGGATCCAGAGCAACGGCGATAGTATGAAGATGGCGGTGGGCAACAGGTACATGAAGATATACACGCGGATCTTGCGCGCGGTCGACTGGATGCCGCCGCCGGCTGCGATGAATTTGGACCATACACCAAACGCTTTCTGACCGCGTCGCTCCATGAGCACGAGGTTCGGCTTGATGTCGATCGCACCTTCCTTCACCAGGGCCGTTTGCAGACCGCCGTACTGGCCGCTTTCCAACGATTGATTGATCAATTCGCCATAGGTTTCCGAATGCCGCACGTCCTGGTCGGACACACCGGCTTGGGGGAAGAACCAGAAAGGTTTGCGATTGCCGGTGAACATCCAACGCAAAATGGTGATGAGGCTGGTCAGGTTGCCCGAGCGGTCGCAGAGGGCGATGTGACCCACCAGGCGCGACTGCGCTTCGGTGAGGCGGCGCTTCATTTTCTCCTGGGCGCCAAGCCACATGTTGCGGCAACCCAATATGGTGACCACGTCGCGATTCTGTAATATTTTCTTGCCTTCTTCACTTTGCAGGAACGAACTCACGGGCCGTGAGGGCGTGAGGAACCAAGGCTGATAGCCGAGGATCACCAGGTCGTAGGCATCAAAGGCTTGCGCCGATGGCGATTTGAGCGCCAGCGGCTTTTGACCAAACGTTTCGGGAAAGGCATTGAAAAAATCAAATGCACTCCACGGAAACGGGAATTTTTCCTGGGGCTGAATTTCTTCGAAGTGGACTTTGTGGCCCGCCGTGATAAAAGGCTTGGCTAAGGTTTGGAGAATGTTGAGCTGTTGACCCGACTGGGAGTAATACAGAATGAGAATCTTTTTCATTTAAGGTTTTGGTCTCTGGAGGCTAAAGGGTGCAAAATAATATTTTTTTCAGCTCATACGCTTTTTTGTCAAAGGCCATGTACCATTATTGTTGCGAAGATATTTTTTCGCATCCCCGACTTCCCTGATCCGGCCTTCGCGGGAAATTTTTCAACGCGGGATTTCGCTAGGTCCCGGTCTTCACCAACACTTGCAACGTGCTTCGCGACGACTGTTCCAGCATCACCCCCGGCTGTTTCCGGTAGGTATCGAACGTCGCCTCGTCGTAGTTCTTTATGGTGATGAGGGTAAGCCCCGTATTGTAATACACCTCGAAGCGCTTTTGCAGTCGGCCGATCAGTTTGATCACCTTGCTCTCGCGGAAATCGATGCAGAAAGAAAAGGAGATAGCCGAATTCTGCATGAGGTTGATGCGGATGTCCAATTCGGAAAGTGCATGGAAAATGATGCTTAGTTGCTCTTCCGAAATAAAGGTATAGTCCGTCACCTTGCACGAGATGAGGCATTGATTGTCTTTGAACACAATGAGCGGCGGCAACTGGTCGACGGTGCACTCGTGAATGCGCGTTCCGGGCAGCGACGGGTCGTCAAAGTTTTTCACCAGCAAAGGAATGTTCTTGTTGGCCAGCGGCTTGATGGTTTTGGGGTGGATCACATTTGCCCCATAATAGGTCATCTCCGCCGCTTCCTTGAAGGGCAGCTCCTCGAATACCACGGGCGATGGAAAGCGCTTGGGATCGGCATTCATAACCCCCGCCACATCTTTCCAGATCGTGAGCGACTCGGCACCCAGTGTGGAAGTGAAAATGGCCGCCGTGTAGTCCGACCCCTCGCGACCCAACGTGGTGGTGAAGCCATCCGGCGTGCGCCCGATAAAGCCCTGGGTGATGACGATGTTGTCTTTCAACAGCGGCACCAGCGGTTGTGCATTGGTGGCCGTGAGGGCCCAGTCCACTTTGCCTTCGCGAAACGTGCTGTCGGTACTGATGCAGGTGCGCGCGTCCAGCCAATGGCTCTTGATGCCTTCGGAGGTGAAATAATGATGGAGGATGACCGACGAGATCAGTTCGCCTTTGGAGACCACCTGGTCATATAACAGATCGCCTTCCAGGGAAGAGGCCAAGGTGTCGGCAATTTCCTCCAACTGGGCATCCACCGCGGCACGGACGAGGGAAGCGTCTTTGAAGAGCGCATCGATAATATCGTAGTGATACTTTTTCAAGGCCAGCCGGGCGTCGGTCATGGTCTGGGGGGTGCGGTTGGTGGCTACCAGGGTTTCCAGCAGGTCGGTGGTTTTGCCCATGGCCGACACCACCACCAGCAGGTCGCTCGTGGCATGCGAACGGATGATGGAAGCCACATGCCGGATCCTTTCCGGTGTTTTCAGGGAGGCCCCTCCAAATTTAAAAACCTTCATTTTTATTGCACTAAATCGTTTGCGAACTAACTTTGCGCTAACCTATGAGCATGCAAAGATCATTCAATAATGGTAATGCGCCAAGCATCGAGTCGTCAAGAATCGCGCATTCTATCGGCACAGCCCTCGATCGTTTTATCAAGAACAACCAGGACCAGTTTGCTTATGCCAGTGGCGAGCTTTCCCAACTGCTGCGCGACATCGCCCTGGCCTCCAAGGTCGTGAACCGCGAAGTGAACAAAGCCGGCCTCATCGACCTGATGGGTGCCGTGGGCTCCCAAAACCTGGCCGGCGACGATCAGCAAAAGCTCGACGTGCTGGCCAACATCCGCTTCACCCGCGCCCTGGCCAAAGGCGGCGAGGTGTGCGCCCTCATCTCCGAAGAATCCGACACCTATGTGGACCTCAACAACGAAGGCAAATACGTGATCGCCATCGACCCGCTGGACGGCTCTTCCAACATCGACGTGAACGTCTCCATCGGCACCATCTTCTCCATCTACCGACGTAAGAGCCCCGCCGGCACCCCCATCCAACCCACCGACATTCTCCAAAAAGGATCGGACCAGGTGGCGGCAGGCTATGTCTTATATGGTTCCTCCACCATGCTGGTCTACACCACAGGACACGGTGTGAACGGCTTCACCTATGAACCCACCCTTGGGGAATATTTTTTGTCGCACCCTCAGCTGAAAATGCCCGAAGACGGCAAGATCTACTCCATCAACGAAGGCCTCGCCAATTCTTTCCCGGCAGCTGTACAAGAATACATCAAGTATTGCAAAGACTGCCAGTATACCGCCCGTTACATCGGCTCATTGGTTGCCGATTTTCACCGCAATATGCTAAAGGGCGGCATCTACATCTATCCCGCGACAGCGAAATCACCACAGGGAAAATTGCGCCTCATGTACGAGTGCAATGCCCTGGCCTTCGTAGCAGAACAAGCCGGAGGCCGCGCCACCAATGGCAAGGATCGCATTCTGGATATCGAAGTAAAAGAATTGCATCAGCGCACCGCTTTCTATGTCGGCTCGAAAAACATGGTGGAGAAAGCTGAGTCACTTGGTATTCATTAACCCTGGACTTCGCCGGCTAAAGCTCCGGGCTATAAGAAGTAGCTCAGAAATTGAAAAAAAGCCTGGGGACTTTTTCTTGAAATGCCTGGAGAGATTTAAGAAAAATCCCACAGGATCTTAAGTTGAGATAAGTCGGATCTTGAATAAAAATAAGTCGGATCTTGAGTTAAAATAAGTGGGATTTCGAGTGGAAATAAGTGGGATTTCGAATTAAAATAAGTCTGATCTTAACTTAAAATGCCTGGGGATCTTTTCATAAGATGCCCAGGCATTTTGTGGAATTATGCGGCCGTGCAAGATCATTTTCTCCCCGGGGGAAACGCATCATTTTCCGCCCGGATATTTTTAAAATTCCGCACTGTTTTTTGTTATTTCTCTTCCTTGTTTTCTTGTTTCTCTGCAGTGAGCAGTTCCGGAGCATATTTCAGGATCGCTTCATACCACCGCACCAGTTTCTTGATGTCGGAGACATATACGCGGGTTTCGTCATACTCCGGGAGGACGGCCTTCATGAAGGCTTTGAGTTCAACCGCATCCGAGTTGCCATCCACGCCCAGGTCGTTGCCAAAATCTTTGTGGATCTTTTTCAGGATGTCTTCCAGCGCAACGGTTCCTTCTTTGGTGGTGGTGTAGATGGAGATTTCATTCAGCAACGAGAGCCGGTGGTTGGTGGTGGCCACGAGCTTGGTCTTGGCTTCGTCCAGCGATTCGAGGATGACGCCCGACTTGGTGGGGGCAACCACTTTGTAGAGTCCTCCTTTTCCCGATACCGTTGCGATTTCAGATATGGTCATATGTGATTTTTAAATGAGGGGCAAAGCTAAAGAAATGGCGAGAAAAGTCCAGCAGCGTTTCACTTCTTCCCGCTGCCGCTCGCTATGGCCTGTTCCACGAAGGCCAGGATCTCGTCGCGGCCGAGTTTTTTCTCGGAAGAGGAGAGGAGGATCGGGGGCAACTCTTCCCACCGGGTGAGCAGCGTCTTTTTATAGGCCGCCAGGTTCTTTTGCAGTTCGTTCTGCTTGAGTTTGTCGGTCTTGGTAAAGATGAACGCCAGGGGCACTTCCTGGCCCCCAGCCCACTCGATGAAGTCGAGGTCGTTGGCCTGGGGAGGGAGACGCGAATCCAGCAGCACAAAGAGGCAATTCAGGTTCTCACGTTTCTTTACATACTCCTCGATCATTTTGCCAAACCCCTCGCGTTTGCTTTTGCTTGCGCTGGCAAAGCCATAGCCGGGCAAATCCACAAGGTACCAGGCCTTGTTCATCAGGAAGTGGTTGATTGTTTGGGTCTTACCGGGCGTCACCGAGGTCTTGGCCAGTTTGCGCATGCCCGCGAGCATATTGATGAGGGAAGACTTCCCCACATTGGAACGGCCTATGAAAGCAAACTCCGGGAGGTCGGGCGCAGGGCATTTCTGAACGTCGGCATAACTTGAAATGAATTCCGCGGAGGTTATCTTCATGGTTAAAGTAATGATTGAAGGTCAAAATACTAAGAATGTAATAACTGTGTGCCTTATGATTTCAATTTTATGGGCCAAAATTGTCTCTTTTTCATATCTTGTCGCTATATTGGAATAGATTTTTTAGATAACTTTATTGTTAAAATTTTTTAAACGATGACCAGTATCCGAAGTGTACTGATTTTTTTAACACTCGTTTTGGCCCTTATCACCCCCGGTTTTAGTCAGCAAGACCCCAAAGAAACAGCTCGCCAATACCTGGAACAGGCCGAATTGATCCTCAGTGAAACAAAGGCTATGGACGACGCCCGAGAAATCATGGTGACGGCCGCCGATTTGGATACCACCTTCATCAAAGCCAACTACGAGGCGGGCTGGATGCACCTGCGCACCGTGCAAAAAGACCGTGCCGTGAAGTATTTTCTCCGCGTCTACCGCCAGGATCCATCGTATAAGTTCGATATCGAATACCTCATCGGCCGCAGCTACCAATACGGGGAGCAATTCGACAAGGCCTTGCAATTCTATGCCCTTTATAAAGAAAAACTGGCCAAAAAATCGAGCTACCAGGGCAAAGACAAAGTCGATGCCGCCACGGTGGACCGCACCATTTTCGAGTGCCAGAACGGCAAAGAATTTACCTCTAACCCCGGCAATTTTTCCATCGTCAACATAGGCCGGGAGATCAACTCGGAATTTGAAGACTACGCTCCCGTGCTCAACGAAAATGAAGACGAGATCGTGTTCACCACCCGCCGTCGCGAAGACAACTTGAACCAAAACGTGTTCGACGATAACAAACCCTACGAAGATATTTTCACCTCCAAAAAGGTGAACGGCGCCTGGGCCTACGCCAAGAACATCGGCCCCATCGTGAACACACCCTACCACGACTCCAACCTGGCCCTTTCGGCCGACGGTAGCACGCTGTTCATCTTCAAAGACGAAGGCGGCGGCGACATCTTCTATTGCGAGCGCCAGCCTACAGGTGAGTTTTCCGAACCCGTGGCCCTGCCCGGGATCATCAACTCCAGCTTCGAAGAGAAATCCATTACCATTTCCAAGGACGAGAAAACCCTGTACTTCTCCAGTAACCGCCCCGGCGGATTTGGGGGGCTCGATATTTACCGGGCCACCAAAGATTCGAAGGGGGAATGGACCAACGTGAAGAACATGGGCCCCAAGATCAACACCGACCTGGACGACGACGGCCCGTTCATTGACTACGACCTGGTGACCCTGTACTTCAGCAGCAAGGGCCGCAAAGGCATGGGTGGTTTCGACGTGTTCAAGTCCACCTTCGACCTCAAAACCAACGAATGGAGCGAACCCGAAAACCTGGGCTACCCCATCAACACCCCCGACGACGACATTTATTTTGTGGCCTCCAAAGACGGCAAGCGCGCCTACTACTCGTCGGTGCGCGAAGACGGTATGGGCTATACGGATATCTACAGCATCACCATCCCGGAAGGTCTGAAAAACACCGATAACGTCACCTCCAAGAAACCGATCGATCTGCCGCCGGTGGATACCGCCGCCACGGCTTCTGTGAAGCCGGACGTCACCCCCACAGACCCGAAGCCTGACGACAACAAGAAACCTCCCGTGGTGGTCGTGGCAAAAGTCCCCGAGAAGAAGGACGTCGTGCCGATCAAATACGTGGTGACCGTAGTGAAAGCCGACGATAAGACACCGCTGGAACCCAAGATCCGCCTGGTCGGTGCCAAAGACAACGTGATCGTGGCCATGACCCCGAAAGGTGGCGGCGTATACGAATTCAGCGTCACCAGTGCGAAGCCGAAGGACTACCGCCTGTCGGTGGAACAGGAAGGCTATGTGTTCGTAAACCAGAACCTGCGCATCGAAGGGGCTACCAGCAAGGAGAAGACCATCAACAAAACCATCGAAATGCGTAAGCTCGTGGTGGGCACCTTCTCGATCCTGCGCAACCTTTATTTCGACTTCGACAAGGCATCGTTCAAAACCGATTCTTACACCGAGCTGAACAAGCTGGAAGCCATGCTCAACCAGAACCCGGGCATGGTGGTCGAGATCGGAGGCCATACCGACGCCGTGGGAACCAAGGAATACAACCAGAACCTCAGCCAGCGCCGCGCCCAGGCCGTGAAAGACTACCTGGTGAAGAAAGGCATCGACACCCGCCGCGTCAAGCCCGTGGGCTATGGCAAATCGAAGCCGCTGGCCAGCAACGACGACGAGGAGGATGGACGCGAGCTGAATCGCCGCGTGGAATTCAAGGTGTTGGAGAAATAGCCGTGATTTCTTTCCTAAATCCAAACCCGTTACCTTCGGGCCTGTTTTAGTGAAGCATGGCAGTCGTACCGTACAAAGAGGAGAGCACATCAAAAAAAGAGCAGGTGGCCCGGATGTTCGACAACATCAGCCACCGCTATGATTTTCTCAACCATTTTCTGAGCCTGGGCATCGACCGGGGGTGGCGTAAAAAGGCCATCAACCTGTTGCGTCCCCTAAAGCCCCGCCAACTGCTGGACGTGGCTACCGGCACGGGCGACTTTGCCCTCCAGGCCCTGAGTCTGAACCCCGAAAAGATCACCGGCGTGGACATTTCCGACGGCATGCTGCAGGTGGGCCGGAAAAAAATTCAGGACCGCAACGTGGCCGATAAGATCGTTTTACAGCTGGCCGATTCCGAAAATCTACCTTTTGAGGAAAATAAGTTCGATGCCGTGACCGTTGGGTTTGGAGTGCGGAACTTCGAACACCTGGAACGCGGCCTGGAAGAGATCTACAGGGTGCTAAAACCGGGTGGCGTGGCAGTGATATTGGAGTTTTCAAGGCCCCGCAAGTTTCCGTTCAAACAAGGATACAATTTTTATTTTAAGTTCATTTTACCTAAAATAGGCAGGATTGTGTCGAGTGATAAGACGGCTTATACCTATCTGCCGGAGTCAGTCGAGGCCTTCCCGGATGGCGAGGATTTTCTTCGCATCTTGCGCCACGTAGGATTTAAACAGACCCAATGCAAGTCACTCACTTTTGGCATAAGCTCTATCTACACCGGCACAAAATAGTCTTCGCTCTGGCGTTGTTGGTCTGTACCTTCACTGCGGAGGCGCAAAAGAATACCTGGGTCCAAAAAAACAACCCGAACTACGACAACAAGAAGCTGACCTACGGCTTCCTGATCGCCCTGCACTCGGCCATTTACCAGGTTCAATATTCAGACAAGTTTGTCACCCACCCGTTCGACACGGTCCACTCCATCAATCCGTCGTGGACGTCGGGCTTTTCATTGGGCTTTATTGTGAACTACCGGCTCACCGAATATTTGGACGTGCGGCTCACACCACAGGTGGCCTTCTATGAACAGCGGGTTCAGTATCGCTATACCGATGAACGCATCGACAACCAACGCATCGAATCTACCATGGTGGAATTCCCCATGCTGCTGAAATACAAATCCGAACGCCGCGGCAACATCCGCATGTACATGGTGGGTGGGGTGAAGCCGGCCATCGAAGCATCAGGCAAGAAGAGCGATTCAGGCGAGACGTTGGAAGTCACCAACTCTAACATGAGCCTGGAGGCGGGATTTGGGTTCGATCTCTATTATCCGCTTTTCAAGTTCTCGCCCGAGCTCCGGTTTTCGCGGGGCATCGTCAACGTGCTGGGCAACCCCAACAACGTGTACGGCCAACCCTTGCACCGGATGAACACCAATACCATCACCTTGTATTTCATGTTCCAATAAACACCTGACCGCCGTTCAAATTTCCGGTTTCTGGGTGCGAAGGAAAAGCGATTTTTCGCGGCCGTCGCCTGAAGTTTTTGCATTACTTTAGGCCATCCAAAAAAATCCATCGATCGACCCATGAGCAAAAGAATCGTCCTCATCACCGGCGCCACGTCGGGTATCGGAGAAGCCACTGCCCGTCTGCTGGCGAAAAACAATTTTGATCTCATTCTTTGCGGCCGCCGGCAAGACCGGCTGGACGCCCTTCAAAAAGAGCTCTCCGCCCAAACCAGCGTGACCACGCTTTCTTTCGAAGTGGGCGACGTGCAGGCCG carries:
- a CDS encoding beta-ketoacyl-ACP synthase III, which encodes MNRSVYITRLASFLPNEPVSNEEIEGILGLINHQSSKAKPLILRNNQIKTRYYASDKQGNTTHTNTDLTTKAVEKLLDKDFTLDQIEVLSCGTTTPDQMLPAHAAMVHGVLGGQPVEINSATGACSAGIQALKFGYLSVLSGTAENAVCTGSERFSKWMLAKFFKEEAAKVAQLEGDGIIAFEKDFLRFMLSDGAGAALLESKPNPTGLSLKVEWVEQRSFAHELPACMYSGAVKDKEGKFIGWSDIDQEHWTAESVFSIKQDTKLLGEFIVKKGGELLKKIVDAKNIDVEKITYFLPHLSSQYFASRIEKELASLGMNIPGSKWFTNLSWVGNVGAASPYLMLEELFHSGRLKKGDTLLMMIPESARFNYAYVMLTVV
- a CDS encoding dialkylrecorsinol condensing enzyme DarA, producing the protein MKKILILYYSQSGQQLNILQTLAKPFITAGHKVHFEEIQPQEKFPFPWSAFDFFNAFPETFGQKPLALKSPSAQAFDAYDLVILGYQPWFLTPSRPVSSFLQSEEGKKILQNRDVVTILGCRNMWLGAQEKMKRRLTEAQSRLVGHIALCDRSGNLTSLITILRWMFTGNRKPFWFFPQAGVSDQDVRHSETYGELINQSLESGQYGGLQTALVKEGAIDIKPNLVLMERRGQKAFGVWSKFIAAGGGIQSTARKIRVYIFMYLLPTAIFILSPLLWILSKVQLIVKRKELIQDVEYFKQNSLR
- a CDS encoding aspartate kinase — protein: MKVFKFGGASLKTPERIRHVASIIRSHATSDLLVVVSAMGKTTDLLETLVATNRTPQTMTDARLALKKYHYDIIDALFKDASLVRAAVDAQLEEIADTLASSLEGDLLYDQVVSKGELISSVILHHYFTSEGIKSHWLDARTCISTDSTFREGKVDWALTATNAQPLVPLLKDNIVITQGFIGRTPDGFTTTLGREGSDYTAAIFTSTLGAESLTIWKDVAGVMNADPKRFPSPVVFEELPFKEAAEMTYYGANVIHPKTIKPLANKNIPLLVKNFDDPSLPGTRIHECTVDQLPPLIVFKDNQCLISCKVTDYTFISEEQLSIIFHALSELDIRINLMQNSAISFSFCIDFRESKVIKLIGRLQKRFEVYYNTGLTLITIKNYDEATFDTYRKQPGVMLEQSSRSTLQVLVKTGT
- the fbp gene encoding class 1 fructose-bisphosphatase, whose product is MQRSFNNGNAPSIESSRIAHSIGTALDRFIKNNQDQFAYASGELSQLLRDIALASKVVNREVNKAGLIDLMGAVGSQNLAGDDQQKLDVLANIRFTRALAKGGEVCALISEESDTYVDLNNEGKYVIAIDPLDGSSNIDVNVSIGTIFSIYRRKSPAGTPIQPTDILQKGSDQVAAGYVLYGSSTMLVYTTGHGVNGFTYEPTLGEYFLSHPQLKMPEDGKIYSINEGLANSFPAAVQEYIKYCKDCQYTARYIGSLVADFHRNMLKGGIYIYPATAKSPQGKLRLMYECNALAFVAEQAGGRATNGKDRILDIEVKELHQRTAFYVGSKNMVEKAESLGIH
- a CDS encoding DUF5606 domain-containing protein codes for the protein MTISEIATVSGKGGLYKVVAPTKSGVILESLDEAKTKLVATTNHRLSLLNEISIYTTTKEGTVALEDILKKIHKDFGNDLGVDGNSDAVELKAFMKAVLPEYDETRVYVSDIKKLVRWYEAILKYAPELLTAEKQENKEEK
- the yihA gene encoding ribosome biogenesis GTP-binding protein YihA/YsxC, translated to MKITSAEFISSYADVQKCPAPDLPEFAFIGRSNVGKSSLINMLAGMRKLAKTSVTPGKTQTINHFLMNKAWYLVDLPGYGFASASKSKREGFGKMIEEYVKKRENLNCLFVLLDSRLPPQANDLDFIEWAGGQEVPLAFIFTKTDKLKQNELQKNLAAYKKTLLTRWEELPPILLSSSEKKLGRDEILAFVEQAIASGSGKK
- a CDS encoding OmpA family protein, encoding MTSIRSVLIFLTLVLALITPGFSQQDPKETARQYLEQAELILSETKAMDDAREIMVTAADLDTTFIKANYEAGWMHLRTVQKDRAVKYFLRVYRQDPSYKFDIEYLIGRSYQYGEQFDKALQFYALYKEKLAKKSSYQGKDKVDAATVDRTIFECQNGKEFTSNPGNFSIVNIGREINSEFEDYAPVLNENEDEIVFTTRRREDNLNQNVFDDNKPYEDIFTSKKVNGAWAYAKNIGPIVNTPYHDSNLALSADGSTLFIFKDEGGGDIFYCERQPTGEFSEPVALPGIINSSFEEKSITISKDEKTLYFSSNRPGGFGGLDIYRATKDSKGEWTNVKNMGPKINTDLDDDGPFIDYDLVTLYFSSKGRKGMGGFDVFKSTFDLKTNEWSEPENLGYPINTPDDDIYFVASKDGKRAYYSSVREDGMGYTDIYSITIPEGLKNTDNVTSKKPIDLPPVDTAATASVKPDVTPTDPKPDDNKKPPVVVVAKVPEKKDVVPIKYVVTVVKADDKTPLEPKIRLVGAKDNVIVAMTPKGGGVYEFSVTSAKPKDYRLSVEQEGYVFVNQNLRIEGATSKEKTINKTIEMRKLVVGTFSILRNLYFDFDKASFKTDSYTELNKLEAMLNQNPGMVVEIGGHTDAVGTKEYNQNLSQRRAQAVKDYLVKKGIDTRRVKPVGYGKSKPLASNDDEEDGRELNRRVEFKVLEK
- the ubiE gene encoding bifunctional demethylmenaquinone methyltransferase/2-methoxy-6-polyprenyl-1,4-benzoquinol methylase UbiE; this encodes MAVVPYKEESTSKKEQVARMFDNISHRYDFLNHFLSLGIDRGWRKKAINLLRPLKPRQLLDVATGTGDFALQALSLNPEKITGVDISDGMLQVGRKKIQDRNVADKIVLQLADSENLPFEENKFDAVTVGFGVRNFEHLERGLEEIYRVLKPGGVAVILEFSRPRKFPFKQGYNFYFKFILPKIGRIVSSDKTAYTYLPESVEAFPDGEDFLRILRHVGFKQTQCKSLTFGISSIYTGTK
- a CDS encoding porin family protein, with the translated sequence MQVTHFWHKLYLHRHKIVFALALLVCTFTAEAQKNTWVQKNNPNYDNKKLTYGFLIALHSAIYQVQYSDKFVTHPFDTVHSINPSWTSGFSLGFIVNYRLTEYLDVRLTPQVAFYEQRVQYRYTDERIDNQRIESTMVEFPMLLKYKSERRGNIRMYMVGGVKPAIEASGKKSDSGETLEVTNSNMSLEAGFGFDLYYPLFKFSPELRFSRGIVNVLGNPNNVYGQPLHRMNTNTITLYFMFQ